From the Bacteroidia bacterium genome, one window contains:
- a CDS encoding methyltransferase domain-containing protein produces the protein MNNLLNIGCGSVFHSSWTNIDLEPSSPEVQACDITKGLPYSDAEFDACYSSHLLEHLNKIEAKKLIKECFRILKPQGVIRVVVPDFENIVINYLKILEKIDSGVKEAEADYDWIMLEIYDQFVRTFSGGEMYHYLINPNLSNKDFILSRIGLEAEKIFENAEALKNQNININNNKKILKFLNKLKSKRPSWYLFKIQTFILTNIAKIIAGNKAALGVKEGLFRQTGEIHRWMYDRFSLRRLLEKTGFINVRVCRADESSIPNFNSYGLDMIEGRIRKPDSLFMEGIKP, from the coding sequence ATGAATAATCTTTTGAATATTGGTTGTGGTAGTGTATTTCATTCTTCTTGGACGAACATTGATCTAGAACCTTCGTCTCCTGAAGTTCAAGCTTGTGATATCACAAAGGGATTACCTTATTCTGATGCGGAATTTGACGCTTGTTATAGTTCTCATCTTCTGGAACACCTGAATAAAATTGAAGCTAAAAAACTGATAAAAGAGTGTTTTCGTATTTTGAAGCCGCAAGGCGTAATTAGGGTAGTTGTTCCTGATTTCGAGAATATAGTAATCAATTATCTTAAAATTCTAGAAAAAATTGATAGCGGAGTGAAAGAAGCTGAGGCAGATTATGATTGGATTATGCTAGAAATTTACGATCAATTTGTAAGAACTTTTTCCGGAGGAGAAATGTATCATTATCTAATCAATCCTAACTTATCCAATAAAGATTTTATTTTGTCGCGTATTGGTCTCGAAGCAGAAAAAATTTTTGAGAATGCAGAAGCTCTAAAAAATCAAAATATTAATATTAATAATAATAAAAAAATATTAAAATTTTTAAATAAATTAAAATCAAAAAGACCATCTTGGTATTTGTTTAAAATTCAAACATTTATATTAACAAATATAGCAAAAATTATTGCTGGGAATAAAGCAGCCTTAGGAGTAAAGGAAGGCCTATTTCGCCAAACAGGTGAAATTCATCGCTGGATGTATGATAGATTTTCACTTCGACGTCTGCTCGAAAAAACGGGATTTATAAATGTGAGAGTTTGTCGTGCTGACGAGAGTTCTATTCCAAATTTTAATAGCTATGGTTTGGATATGATTGAAGGAAGAATCAGAAAACCTGATTCTTTGTTTATGGAAGGAATAAAGCCCTGA